The Mus musculus strain C57BL/6J chromosome 16, GRCm38.p6 C57BL/6J DNA window GACTTGGCTGCTTTACACCTTGCTTCCTTTGGGGGCATTGCTTCTGCTCcttgcctgtgtctgcctgctcTGCTTTCTGAAAAGGATCCAAGGTGGGTTGCAATTTCCCTTTGCCCCATGTGCCACACATTTGGGGTTCTTTTTCTAGGGCCAATAGAAATAACAATAGCtggttattgttttctttctggataAAGATTCTCAGGGAACTACTAGTTTCTACTAGAAAACTGAGTGGATCGATTTAAGCTCCCACCAAGCATGATAAAGCATACTTACCTCACCACAGTGCTAGCCAAGGGTTGTGGCTAAGCATACTCCAGGCTGGAACTTTCTCATTCTATATACACCAATCTTAACTGTGTATAAGAAGGCATTCTCCTAAACTTTAGCTAAGTCAAAGGACTGGTTGTAGTAATGTCTTGAATCAACATGTCTAATTTGAGATGTTTGGTTTCATCCCTTTCCACAGCTATACCACATAATTCCAGTGTTACACACCCTATCTAAATAAGGAATCATTGTCCCAGAAGgaattcatatgtgtatgtagtttctattgctataaacaCATGCTTGAGTCAGTTTTTTACTCAATAACACTGCATTTGAGAATGTGACTTGCCTATAATGAGAGatgtgatatatttttaaattattttatttatttatgttgcaAATGTTGCTTCCCAGTATCCCATTCAAGAGTTCTGGTCAGACATGTGATATTCTGAAGacagctggtttttttttttttcctttgaagttaTGTCTCCTTTGTCACCACTGAGTAGTTAAAATCAGCAAGAGAGGCATGTTGATCTGGTCCATCTATATTCACTAATTCTCTGCTCTTCTCCatgtcttcccctccccttttctacAATACCAGCCACAGTGTAGCTATAGAAACTGAGCCGGACAAAGCATCCCTTTATTTGGCTGTTACAAGAAAAAGCTTTGTCTGGGCCAAATTGCTTCTGGCATTTTGAACTAAGTGCTTCTGGATCCCGGAGCTGTCTTAGAGTTGTAAGGAATCCCTCTCTGCATCTGTAACCATGAAGCCCTTTCCACGGTCTTTTTGTGGCTTCATATTTCCTAGGGCTGCTAGAACCTCTCTCTGAGTGATGAATAAGAAACTGGGATAATCTTTATTGGACCTCATATCCAAAGGAAACTGGGAACATGTATATGTGAAGAAGCATAtgtgaaatttttatatttttatgggttgagaatttcatatatgcatatagtatATTTTGATATTATTCACCCCACTCATTTTCTCTTATCCCTCCTGAATCCCCTATGGCCCCTCCCCAAAtgcatattcttttaaaaaatatattaaaatctgcTGATTCCAGTTTGTATTGCTCTATACATATGGTTATGGAGATTTATTGGGAGGTTATATTTATAGTACCAAAGATTATACCACTAAAAGAACTGACTCTATGTACCCTACCAGCCATCATTTGTCATCAGCTAAGGATTACAGGGCTCATGTACTTGGATATTGGCTGGTTTAATCTTGTAAGAAATAACAGGTATTAGGAGTTAGTTGGTACAGCAGTGTATTCATGCCCAGAAGATAGTTTTTCCTCCAGTCTTCTCCAACCTCTGGCTCTTGCAGTCTTTCCTCAATATTACTTGAGCCTTGGGGGACAGGAGTATGATATATGTCTCATACATCACCAAGCCAACAGAAGCACTTTTAGCATTGGTTTAGCATGGAAAATGCAATGACTACAAACCATTTGAAACTGTTTTACTAGGTCCTACTCCTTCCTCTTGGATGTGAAGACTATTATGTGAAGTAGGAaggtgggcgggggggggggaagtgggCATGCGTATGTGCACATACTGAGATGCCAATGGAACATGCTAGCCAAGTCAGTTAGCAAGGTGAAGCTAAGAGTGTGGCTGCTAACAAGCAATGTGCTGGGCATGGGAGGAAGATagttcaccttgctttcttaaCCCCTTTTGAttaccttttcttctctctctccaattttttagggaaagaaaagaagcctTCTGACTTGGCAGGAAGGGACACTAACCTGGTAGGTTTCAAATATCTGtctaaataaacacatttttatattataCCATATGTACTTTTTCAGTAGGTTTATATgacatcactcacacacacacacacacacgaactttCATATAGGCCATGATTGCCGGCATAATACTCGTATAAGATATGAATATCTTGTTATGGAGTAAAGAGACATTGACAGGGCAGTTAATAACTCATGGGAATCAAGGGTCATTTTCAGTGTAGTCAGAGTAAATAAACCCTCACCCACACTATTGAAAGCAGCGAAAATGAAATCCATCAGGGGAACAACCAGGAAAATAGAAAGGGAAGTagttgggaagaggaagggtTTGGGAGGGTtgggaaggggaaaagagagagcacTGGAGGgtgaacatgtacacatgtattctATACACGATGTATAATTACTACATgctaacaaaacataaaaattaataaacagaaaAGTTCAGAGTTCTGATCTTATTTCCCTTTAGGACaattgttctcaaccttcccaatgccgTGACCATTTAATACATTTACTCCCATTGTGGTAACCCTCAACATGACCCTCagcaaaattattttcactgctacttgataactgtaattttgcaactgttatAAATTGTAGTATCAATATTTTTGGAAGTAGAATTTTGccaaaggggtcttgacccacaggttgagaacagctatTCTAAGGGAATAAAAGTGGTTGTATAGTAAAGTCCACTCAGACATAATACAGTTACAAGGGTGGGGATTTTGGAATGTGAGTTATTAATCACCtggtttttaaaaagagcttTACAACTGTTAAGCACAATGTGTATGTAACTATGTAAGCacaatggagagatggctgcctCTGTTTAACATCCTTTACTTATCCACCTATGGCCACCCCGTCATAGTACACCACCCTGTGGTACCTACCGCTTTTATGGAGAGCTTCAGGGGCAAAGAACCATGTTCATGCTAAAAGAGTTTTGCATGAGAATGAGTCGTCCTGGGGAAGAGAGCCAAGTCAACTGACCTGACAGATGGAAAACTATTGGAAAGTATAGCAGGGACCTCAGTGATATGTGTAGAATTCATGGTTACTTATCTATTTACTTGATAGTCTTTGGCACCCCACATGCAGGCGCACTTTCTGCAGTGGCACTCTCCATCCTAGCCAGTCCACATTTGTCTCTTTCAGACCTCTAGCCTTAGTGATATTTCTGGGAGCTCACCTCATAGGGAAAGCAGAGAAATCAGCAGTTATTATACATTATGGCTAAGCATGCTTTCAGACAGAGCTTCCCTTAGTAGATATGAGTGAAATCCAACTGCATATGTCACAGTGACACTTACCAAGGACAAGAGGAGTACGGATAGTCAACAATCAAGAACCTGAGAACTTACAAGATGAATATAACTTGTAGAGTCCTGGGGAAATGGATGAGTGGGTAAAGTACTCACTGTGCAAGCTTAAGGACTGAGCTTGGTTCTCCAGCACTTATGTCAGACTGGGAGTAGTTGTATACATTTGTAAACCCAACAGTGAGAGAGACAGTGAACACCAGTTGAACCAGGGCTCACTGACCATCCAGCCTAGTTGAAAAAGTGCCGGCTTCAGGGAGAAAACTCtttctcaaaaagcaaagtgTAGAGGAAGAGACAAGAAACCTGATATTGACCTTTGATctataacacacactcacacatacacactcatacaaacacacacacacatacacacacacacacactcatgcacacatgggtaagaccacctacccacacacatatgtatctttaattttttaaaaacctacttttaatgatggttcttaaatactttaatcttccttttagcccaccaccaaATAGAGGTAATGGGAAAGAAAAGATACAAGGGAAATGGgcctctttaaaaattttttttttaatttatttatttattttatgtaagtacactgtagctgtcttcagacactccagaagagggcatcagatttctttatggatggttgtgagccaccatgtggttgctgggatttgaactcgggaccttcggaagagcagtcggcgctcttaaccactgagccatctcatcagccctaaaAAGGTTTTTTAGAATAACTCCCGTCTATGTTGTCTAGAAATCAACAATTTAGTTCATAGGTCAACAGCAACAGCTCAGGCCACTCATAGACACTTCACAgctacaccagcagtccagtttggtagagtcaggtTAGCAGCATTGATGATACTATCtaacagagacagcaaggcctcagcctcagcctaaGTCTCAGCTCAGCCGGTAAGACCAGGAGGAACACCAGAAGTTCCCAGCTATGCCTCTCCCagagaagtgaagatcagcaaagacccGGAGCCTATAGCCTTACACAGCTAGCGCTATAAACAAGACAaactcagcctccatcactgtctctCACATTCTATTTATACCTTCTAAACATCATGTGACTTGTTTTAGCACGTCTTCCCTTAGCATGTGCCTTGTCTCAATATGTAAGTCTATCTCAGCTGATATCACTCTGTTAAATCAGCCCAAGTGTGTAGAAGTGACAAGAAACTatagcacaccaccagaagttttttggtgtgtttctccctatggagtcccaacaaatgtaGCTTAACTACACAATATAATGCggaccaatacacacacacacacacacacacacacacacacacacacacacatgttgttaGCGTAGAATCTTTCATCACGTCTTTTCATGTGCttactttagcagaacatcctttatcctgtgtctgcttcagcttaGTCTTTTGCCTATGTCCACTTCAAGTAAAGGTTCCTTTACATGTTTaccccaacaaaacaccatccaaacaACTTTCCAAAGACCCCTTAAGttacctttacacacacacacacacacatgaatgagcATACCTACCCACTGCCCCCATACCGGTGAATTCacctacccccccacacacacacaccacacacacacacacacacacacacacacacacacacacacacacatgagtgcatcTACCTCATCCCACACACACAGGTGAGTGAACGTACTtcacccacccatcccccacacacaggtgaacatacacacatacacacacatggtgaGCTTACCTACCCACTTACACACATGGTGAGCTTACCTACCCACTTACAAGTTCCACACCCCCAACTTCTGCACATGAAACTTAATGCACATGAAACTTAAAACTCTTAACTGTTAATACGACATCAACATTTTTACCACCTGCACTCGGTGTATAACCAGGAACAGCAAATaactgaaaagagagaaaaagaaaacatcaggaTTCACTTTAGTTTCCACAAATTCCTCTTTGGCTCGTAGGATTCAGGTCTCTGACACCATTTGAAAGTATGATGATTAGAAATAACAACTAGAATAATATTTTAGAACCTCATGGAAATTTTGTTCTTTCAAAACTGGTCTCTATTTTGCAATTTAGTTCTCAAATCATAATAACTTGTCTTGAGTGACCCACACTCTTCCTGTTCCTGGTCTCCTGGAGAGGTCTCAGGTCTTTTGGCTGGGTGCTTCATCTTTTGTTATTCTACATTCCATATGCCAAATTTGTTATAAATTGCCTGGCATTTTCtttggattatttttcttttcctgtgaacTTGGAACTGTGATTTCCCATTGAATGAACGTTGCGTGTATGCACTGTGACCTCCAATGACCCATGATAAATCATAAAACAAGTGTTTGGGATGACCATAGATGACTTCAGATGTTTGGCCTTTGGAGCTCAATGGTTAAATACCTGCCTAACACTCATGTGGACCTGGacataacattaaaaaaataaaaacaaacaagcaaaccaaatcCAACACTTTCACCCTTTGATAGTACAAAGTTTAATGAGAATGTAGATATAAAGTGGTTTATAGGAGGGACAAAATGCTTGACATAATGTAGCCTTTCCCTCATAGTCCAATAATGATTATGTTTTGTCGCATCCTTATGTGGtatatctcttttcttttatagGTTGATATtccagccagttccaggacaaatCACCAAGCACTGCCATCAGGAACTGGAATTTATGATAATGATCCCTGGTCTAGCATGCAGGATGAATCTGAATTGACAATTAGCTTGCAATCAGAGAGAAACAACCAGGGCATTGTTTATGCTTCTTTGAACCATTGTGTTATTGGAAGGAATCCAAGACAGGAAAACAACATGCAGGAGGCACCCACAGAATATGCATCCATTTGTGTGAGAAGTTAAACCTGCCACTGAGCCAGGCAGCCTACACTGCATGAGTGCCTGTCAATACCTCTGTCTGGACCTTCAGTTTCAAATAACCTTCAACCTGGAAAGTTTCAATTAAGATGCTCTGTGCTGGTGCTGCGTCTTAAAGGTCCATGAAGTATTTAGTTAAAATTTCTCCTGAAAACTTTGGGAGAGTTTTGTACAAGACAGACTCTTCCCTGGGAAAACTCATATTACGAATAGCAGAATAATAGGGCTTTTAAAATTGACCATGTCGCACCATGTCGTACCCAATGTGtgaattcaatattttctttggaACTACCAAACAGACTTACAGGGGAGAAAGAAGCGTGTTATTTGGATCTGCTCACTACACATTCTAGAAAAAGAATGGCCCAGTTTGACTAACTAGTCATAAATATAGTAATGATTGTATGCTCTCAGTCAGTCATGATAAGACAATTACCCATGTCAATCTATATAGAtaatgctttattattttttttaatgtgaaagaaaaattatCTTGGACTCAATTCAGAAAAAGATTAGAAAGGGTAATTGGTATAATACAGATATAGCATATGCCAGATAGATGTGGTGCCAACGATCCTTATCCCCACCAGTGAGATGCTCACCTTCAGCTGGCTTGATTGAGAAAGTAAGGTAGGTAGTAAAGGGCTCATCCACATATAGTGAGTGGATTTGCAATCAGCGTGGTAGTGTTTGGATCAAGATTAACGCACATGAATGTGATTCAATGCTGCTGGATTAATATACATATGGTACGTATGGGCCTATGAACAAGTGTCCATGGGAATGGATATATTATCAATCTAGAGCGAACTTTTAGCCCACCTTTTGCTTTACGTGAGAGCAAGCTCAAAGGGCAATTTATGAAAGGAGAATCTTGAATATTGAGTTGATCCGTAGGGACTGGCATGCATTCATTAATGCCTGTTTCTTGATTCTGAGGAAGTGAATCAGAAAAAATCATATGTAATGAAGTAGGGCCTATGGAGATCACTCAGGTTTAAATTCTGACATTGCAGCTGTTCAAGAAGATGATTATCAGGTGTTCTGAATTTCCGGATTGAGTCTAATTACTTAAAAATAGCTCATAATTTTATTCATCAGCTTGAGGCTTGAGTTCTCAGACCCTAAAACTGAATAATGGCATAGTCTTAGTATACAGCAGATTGGGCCTGAGTTAGAAGCCACTGGAGCAAACACATAAACTGTCTATGtaattgcatgcatatatgtgggtgtgcctgtgcatgtgtgtgctagcATGCAAATGCAAGATGTGACGCCTGGAAATAAGACAAGAGAAACCAGTCCTTTTGCTGTGCTTTTTTTAGTTTGCTTAGAAGGTGCAAAGTACTAGAGAAAATGAGTCATTTATAGAAAATAACACGTAGACTGGTGAGAATGGAAGGGAGTTGAGAATGTATCCATAAACAGTGAATAAAGAGGCCTTACTACACAGCTTTTCTCACCTACTGCTCACCTCGGGTTCCAGTTCCCTGAATCTAGAACAACAAACAATGTTTTCAGACATGTTACAACCACTTCTAGTTAAGCTTGTTCAGGCAGGTGCATTTGTGGGAATTTATGCAAAAAAGACCTTAGAATAGCTGCTCAtcttcaaaatagaaacaggaaggATGGGAGGGGGATGAGTACTGCACTCTGTCTCTCTTATCAGATCAACAGGCAACTTAAGCAAATCTTTCAGAATTGTCTCCGGctttaaaaggaaaatacttCGCTCTACTCTGtttaaaacaatcttttaaaaacgttgtgtgtacatgtatatttgggtatgcatgtatgtgtgtatatggtgtatgtgcgtggtgtacacacatgtgtatgcaggaGCCAGAAGAGAAAGTCAGGCACCCTTTTCTATTGCACTCCACTTTATTCTGTTAAGGgaaggtctctcattgaacctggagctctgcTAGCAAGCAGCAAGCCAGCGATGGATCCTCCCATCCCTGACCCCCACATTGCTAGACTATATTTgctcatgcccagctttttacaaggatgtggagaactgaaattcaggtcctcatgattgCATAACAAGCACTCTCACTTACTAAGCATGTTCTAATATGTTTTACAATGAAAGACGCTGCtcaagatttcacctcaatgaatGATCAATTCTGTTTGTACCTTGTTTGCCAATCACATAGCATTTATGCTCTTATTCCTACTTAGTAAATATGTATGTTGTAGCTCCTCAAATAAATTTGTTCCAGCATTATTTTCATGGTTACCTAACTCACAAGTGGGAGATGATTTCATGATTTCCTTGAACTTTAAGATTGTCACTTGTACCCAGTAAGACAGTAAAATTATTAACATTTACCTGAAAATTGACAAATGACTCCTTCACCCTTTCCCCCAGcaatcaactgccaatagctctcCAGGCCAGAGCAGCCATCTTATGTCCCTTCTCCATCCACAAGGGACATTGATGGCACCAATCTGGTATAGGTCTTGTACAAATAAccccagctgctgtgagtttaagAGGACAACACTCCCGTCACGTCCAGCAGCTAGTATTTTACTATACTCTTTCCTGTGACTCAGGTCTCAGGTTCTTTCCCTGTCCTGCTTCACTCATCTTCCTCGAGCATTGGAAGGGAGTGGGTAGAGATGCCACAGGTATAGCTAAACCCTCAACGACCACTTGTTCTTCACCCTTGTTCTTCAAGCAACAGTTACTTGCTATAACTCTCTGCATTGGCCACACCTACCACAGTGAGAAGTTTCTCTGACCATGGCTGAGAACAGTCCAGGTCTATGGTTTAGATGTAAGTATTCCAGAGCCTGCATGACCAGGTGAAAATTTACTGagcattttatttctaatttttcttttatttaaaatatatttaatacaacatattctgattacagtttttccttcttcaacttctcccacctcccctctcatctagatccacaccctttctgtctctgcttagaaaacaaataggtatctaaaaaatcataataaaataagacaaaaacgaatcagaataggacaaaacaaacagaagaaaaaaaacaaagaaaaagcacaagacacATACATAGATGTATGCAATgactcacatgttcacacacacacacacacacacacacacacacaaaggaatgtCATGAAAACCCAGAATCAGAAGCCATAATATAAATCCAAAGGgtctgtaaggtttttttttttaatgccctgacaaaacaaagttgtcattgagttcattttgtggtgGTCATATACAGCTAGGAATAGGGTCTgcccttaagagtggtttgtaGATCCAGTGAGATTCCACTGGAGAAAATTAAGTTTTCATTTTTGAGTGGTAattaattggagatagcttcaAGATTAAGGGGCTTGTATCTACTACTTTCAGTTCTAGAAACCCATCTTGTGCAGATCTAGAACCCCTGGGCATGCTGCCTGAGTCTCTGTGAGATCATACACGTGTCTGCCCTACTGTGTCTAAAAGGCCTTATTTTGCCTTTCCTAGCCACACTAGGAGAAGATACACCTTATCCTACTTTAACTTGGTAGATCAAGGTGGGCTGATATCCATGGGaagcctccccttctctgaggagaaagggaggatagGAAGATGAAGGGAGGTGAGGTGAGAGCAAGGGgctgggagaaggggagggaggtgaAGCTGATGAGATCTGGATGTAAAGCAATTacttaaagaaaaagtaaactaGAATGAGAGTGAaatagagagatagaaagagagagagaaatagaaagagagagagaaatagagagagggagagagagacttgcTTCCTTGTCCTCTATCCTCTCTTAAAATGATTTGCCTCCTGTTCCAGCAGGATTCCCTGAGCCCCGAGGGGAGGGGCTTGATGGAGGCATCCCGTTTAGCACTAAATGTTCTAAGATCTCTCACATTATACATACTGTCtgtctgtgagtctctgtatttttccCCCATGGACAACACAAAAAGACTCCGGCATTTTTGTAGACTTTGcctcatattgctttgtttgacCTCAGTGgtcttttgtttgtatattataGCTAATGATCTTTATAATGGATTTTGTTCgcttgtgcgtgcatgtgcacatgtgtgttgtatgtgtgtttgtttcttggggttcttttctaaaattttttattccgttttgttttcctatttgttttctagagaaataaagaaagaaagggtgtaGAATTGGGCAGGTGGGGAAAATTTTGGAGGAGGCAtttggggaggggaaactatgatcagaatatattttatgaaaaaatttcattaaaatatataaaaagaattaaaataattaaaagttaatttttagcCGAGAAATATTAAGAAGAAAACACTAACATTTTCCATGTGCTCTTTTCTGCAATATTCTCAGCTGCAtgccctcccctctgcccccaaCAACCTGTAGGATAGGAGAATTTTAATCGAATGAGAACCAAAGGTGAGATGTCATTACCAACCTATGTCTCTAGTTTGTCTTAGGGTATATATTCTTGGTGCTGTCGTTTTTATGATTTTCACTTGTACACATTGCTAGGGCAACCTACAGAGCAACCCTGCTATGTCTCCTCCTGGACACTGTCTCATGCTCCACGTCTTTACCCTTTCTGTTCTCTTAACTCCTTGAGAGTGTGTCATCTATGAATTGTATCTATTGCTTTGCATTTTCCAGAATAGTTGGAGTTATATCTTATGTATCCTTTTCATACTGGCTTCTTTGATGCGGTAATGTGTTCCTTCATGTTTTTCCATAGCTTAATAGTTTATTTCTTCTCAGGGATGAATAACATTTCATTGCCGGGACATCTTAGagtttattcattttccttctgAAGGAATTCTCAGTTGCTTCCAAGTTTTGGTAATTATGAAGTGCTATAAACATTTGTGTGTAAGTCTTTATATAGGAAGGAACTCTCATTTTATTTGGATAAAAGTCAAGGGAGATGACTGTTGGCCTGGAGGTGTGTTTACTTTTGTAATAATCACTATGATGGCTCGCTATGATAGCTTTACCACTTTGTATTCCTACCAGCTTCCTAGCTAACATGTGATGTCATGTTTTGGAATATCACCATGCTAATGTTTAGTGATAATGTCTCATGGCTGTTTACACTTTAAATTCCATCACGATATGTGGTCCTGGCCACCTTTAAGCGGCTTAATTGCCTTCTCTGTATCTTCTTTGGTGAGGTATACGTTCAAATTTCTCATCTCAATCTACaattcatcttcttttttttaattaggtattttcctcatttacatttccaatgctatcccaaaagtcccccatatccccccccccactcccctacccacccattcccactttttggccctggcgttcccctgtactggggcatataaagcttgcgtgtccaatgggcctctctttccagtgatggcttactaggccatcttttgatacatatgcagctagagtcaagagctccggggtactggttagttcataatgttgttgcacctacagggttgcagatctctttagctcattggttactttctctagctcctccattgggggccctgtgatccatccaatagctgtctgtgagcatccacttatgtgtttgctaggccccagcgtagtctcactagagacagctatatcagggtcctatcagcacaatcttgctagtgtatgcaatgacaATTCATCTTCTTATGCTCATGATGATCACAGAATTTACACAGAATTTGTTATGTTGGCTTCCACATTAGACTGGGGactttaaaaatttactttattttatatgtcttgCCTGTATTTATATGCACCATCTGCTGCCCCAGGCTTAAGAAATcccgaagagggcatcacattatCCTGaaatggagttacaaacagttgttagctgttatgtgggtgctagaaatcaaacctgggtcctctggaaagatCTGGTACTTCTAacacttgagccatctctccattcccagcTGTGGGCCTTTTAAGGGTAAATATTGTTATATTCCTAATTAGTTTCCCAACCCAGTGCTTGGCATGTATTATAATTAAAAAGTGTTGAATATTTGTGAAGTAAACCATCCTCTTCCCTCTTACTCAAAGGATGATTTTTTTGTCAGATACATAAAAACTTTTGGGAGTATTTTGTAATGTAAAATCACAACTTCACACCCTAAGCAGGAATCTCCATTTGAATAAGACCCTGGTGTGTTGTATGCACTCTGTGGATTTTACAATTCATTTAGCCTGCTTGAACCTGTTTCTTCCCACTCTCACTCAAGTATGGCAGGAAGCAAAGTACATTTATAGGACAGACTAATTTGGAAAGTTCCTTTTTAAGCAGATACAGGAAGGGCCTCTACACCCCACCCAGAAAGTAAAAACAGcaagtaagaaagaaaacatttttatttagaaGCTTGTGAAAAAGAACTGGAGAACATGAGAACTGAACATTCTGTGCTAGCAATCAGCTTACAGACTCCAAACAAATTATAGGTGTTGATTTTCAAAATGAGGTCCTGTTCAAAAGTCAGACCGAGTAAACATTCTGTGTGCCTTGCTTCGCCTGAGTATAGGAGCACATACTAGCACCTATGGGGTTTGCTGGTTTCTGAGACTACAGGACAAACCAAGGTTCTATTTTTGTATGGCACAGCCTACAAATAGAGATAAAGGCTATAACCTGATAGCTTAATAATGTCACAGAAGTAGATGCAGAACATATGGAAACTCTATGCCACTCTAAGTTCCTTGAAGCTTGTTTCTTACTTTATTAGAATCTTCATTCCCTAGAAACTGCCTGGAGGGTTATGAAGAAAACCCAATTCACTGCATTCCTCTATCTTTATAGGTGCACATGGCTCGGACCCAAAGACAAAAATCTCATGATTTCCTTTCTAAATCCTGCTTCACTTTGGAACTTACCTGCAG harbors:
- the Btla gene encoding B- and T-lymphocyte attenuator isoform X1 — protein: MKTVPAMLGTPRLFREFFILHLGLWSILCEKATKRNERTQNSSEHPLITVSDIPDATNASGPSTMEERPGRTWLLYTLLPLGALLLLLACVCLLCFLKRIQGKEKKPSDLAGRDTNLVDIPASSRTNHQALPSGTGIYDNDPWSSMQDESELTISLQSERNNQGIVYASLNHCVIGRNPRQENNMQEAPTEYASICVRS
- the Btla gene encoding B- and T-lymphocyte attenuator isoform X2, whose translation is MKTVPAMLGTPRLFREFFILHLGLWSILCEKATKRNERTQNSSEHPLIISDIPDATNASGPSTMEERPGRTWLLYTLLPLGALLLLLACVCLLCFLKRIQGKEKKPSDLAGRDTNLVDIPASSRTNHQALPSGTGIYDNDPWSSMQDESELTISLQSERNNQGIVYASLNHCVIGRNPRQENNMQEAPTEYASICVRS